GGTTGCCCTTGTCATTGAAATCTGAGATCCTTCCAACTtcatgttctttagcaatttagcaatgTGGTTTGGGTAAAGTCTCTACCTCATTTCTGTTGGAGGGGGACTCACTGTTAAGTACCAAGGGAAAGAGGTTTAGGTGGGAAGGGAAGGTCCTAGTCCTTGGGGCAGGACAGGTGGGTACCATGAGGTTTATGAGGAACACCTCTGATTTTTACCTTCTCATGATATCCCATCTGCCCCTTAGCTGAAGCTGGTGAATCCATCCCAGTACCGCTTTGAGCATCTGGTGACACAAATGAAGTGGCGTCTCCAGGAGGGACGTGGTGAGGCTGTCTACCAGATTGGGGTTGAGGACAATGGGCTGCTGGTGGGGCTGGCAGAGGAGGAGATGCGGGCCTCCCTCAAGACCCTGCACCGGATGGCAGAGAAGTATGCTTCCCCCTCTTCCTCAGTTCTCCTTTACCTAACTCTGGGGAGGACCCACACATAGGCAGTTACCCAGGACCTCAGGGGCCAAGATGGGCTTTCCTTCTACAGTGGTCTCTTGACAAAGGGCATTTTTGCTCCTTGATTTAAGATGTTTACTTGGTTGTTTTAGAAGAGCCATGAATACAGGATAAATTGGAGGGTGGTAGAAAGTACAATAAGGTATTAggagctctgtgtgtgtgtagcgGGGGGTGTAGGAAGGTTGTTGGTCTAGAGCCAGGCTAGTATGCAGGGAGTATCTGTGAAGTATGGCAGCTGTGGCATTGCGTGACAGGGTTGGAGCAGATATCACTGTTCTCCGGGAACGAGAAGTGGATTATGATAGTGACATGCCCCGGAAGATCACTGAGGTGCTGGTACGAAAGGTTCCTGACAACCAACAGGTGAGCCTGTGTCCTTTCAGCCCCCATGCCCATACTCCCTGGGAGAGCCCTGTGGTGGCAGGCTTTTCCTGGCCTGGGATCCTGGCATCCAGATCATTCTGTTGCTCCACAGGAGCATCACCACCCTTGACTTAGGCTTCAGTGAGAAAGGGATTGGAACCCTTACCTAATACAATTTGTCCACAGTTCCTAGACCTCCGTGTGGCTGTCCTGGGGAATGTGGACTCAGGGAAGTCAACCCTGCTTGGAGTCCTGACCCAGGGAGAGCTGGACAACGGGCGGGGCCGGGCCCGGCTCAACCTTTTCCGACACCTGCATGAGATTCAGTCTGGCCGAACCTCCAGTATCAGCTTCGAGATCCTGGGCTTTAACAGCAAGGGAGAGGTGCATGGGATCAACGGGACCCAGTGGGGCCAGACTCTGAGATGGGATGGTAGAGGTGAAGGACAGAGGTTGGGGGCTGAGTGTGGAGACTTTTTGTAATAGTATAGATGAAGGCCCTGAGGGCACTGAACAAGTTTTTCTCTTAGAAAACAAATGGGGAATCAACTGAACTAATTAGAAAATGGGGCTCAGGATTAAGAGGCAGGGCCACCTTAATCCTGGTTTAGGTCCTGGCAACtcttaaagggctggggaggctCACAGGGGGCACTGAGAGCCCTGGGCCCTGGACTAGGTGGTGAATTACAGCGACTCACGGACCGCAGAAGAGATCTGTGAGAGCAGCTCCAAGATGATCACCTTCATCGACCTGGCAGGCCACCACAAGTATCTGCACACCACCATCTTTGGCCTCACCTCCTACTGCCCTGACTGTGCCCTGCTCCTCGTCAGTGCCAATACTGGCATTGGTAAGAGGTCTTGGGCAGGGAAAGGGGGTGCTGACTTTCCCACTTTGGGAGCCAGCACTGATTCTTCTCTTCCCTCTCCTTCTTCCTATACTCTCATTCTTTTATCCTCCTGCCTGCCTTCTTTGAGACAGCTGGCACCACAAGGGAACATCTGGGACTGGCCCTGGCCCTGAAAGTGCCCTTCTTCATCGTGGTCAGCAAGGTGGACCTATGTGCCAAAACTACAGTAGAGAGGACAGTACGCCAGCTAGAGCGGGTcctcaagcagccgggctgccacAAGGTCCCCATGCTGGTTACCTCTGAGGATGATGCTGTCACTGCTGCTCAGCAGTTTGCCCAGTCACCCAAGTAAGCCTGCCTCATCTTAAAGCCCTGATTCATGGGAAAGAATGCTTTAGGGCCCAGGAACATGGTGTCTTATCTCCAGAGCCAGATGGATTCTTGCTCAGTTCTCTGACTTTTTCAATTTGGGACTGTGGGAGGAAGTCTTTTTAAAGGGATTGGCCCTTCCACTATGCCAACATGGAGTCTCACTGATGCCTAGAATCCTATAGACATTTACTGTCTCCCTTGAGCCGGGGGCTGGGCTTCACATGTCATATTCCTTGGCTTGCTCACAGCCAGAAGAGAGGGCCCCTCAGCTGTCCAGACAAAAGCTCACCTTTCAATGTGTGGGCCCCTGGCCTCTGCCTTCTGGACTTCCCTCGTCTTCCCATTCCATCTCTTTCTCCATAGTGTCACCCCTATCTTCACACTGTCCAGCGTGTCTGGAGAGAGTCTGGATCTCCTTAAAGTCTTCCTGAATATCCTGCCTCCCCTGACCAACAGCAAAGAACAGGAGGAGCTTATGCAGCAGTTGACGGAATTTCAGGTAGTTGGCCAAATAAACAGGTAGAAGGGGTTAGGGGGAAGGGGCCAGTTCTGACCAGTCCCAGAGCCTATTCAGAGAAGCTGGACCTGCTAGCCCTACTTAGGAGGACATTGATAGTTTTCTTTGGCTCCAGGTGGATGAAATCTACACAGTGCCAGAGGTGGGGACTGTTGTTGGAGGGACACTTTCCAGGTGAATTGCCTTGTTTGCTACCCACCCCACTCAGCCCTCACATGCTCCTGTACTTGGAGACATCCCGGCCCAAAGGAGGAGATCCTAGAGTTGAACAGAGCCCATCTACAAGATACGCTTGTTTGCAAATTAGGCTTTCACTCTCAGAAGTACTGGCAGGAGCTAGTCTATTGGCTTATTCCTGCATGCTGGGAATCTCCAGACCCCTGAGTGAGATGTGTCATGGGCCCCAGGAAGAAATCTAGACTGTATTCAACTGATCTCATCTCAAAAGTATGAAATGAGAAAATGACTCTTTGCAAAGCAGAGGGTGAAACCCAAGAGAATAATTTCCTCTTTCAGGGATCAGGTGTTCAGTGTTACCAACCCAGCAGGCACCTCTCTGCCAGATGTCACTGCTGACCTTTTCTGGCATTAGCCTTCATTGTCTGAACTAAGGACCAGGCAAGGAAGTCATCGCTCCTATCTCCAAATCTGAAATTAGGATTTCCTTCCCCTTACTTGAGGGACTCAACCCCAGAAGGGAAAAATTGCTCTGGGTGTCTCTAGCAGAGAAGTAAGAGACCTACGCTGACACTGTGCCACCTTCCCTCTGGGCTGCAGTGGGATTTGCCGTGAGGGGGACCAGCTGGTGGTTGGCCCCACAGATGATGGCTGCTTCCTGGAGCTGAGAGTGTGCAGCATCCAGCGCAACCGCTCTGCCTGTCGTGTG
This region of Callospermophilus lateralis isolate mCalLat2 chromosome 6, mCalLat2.hap1, whole genome shotgun sequence genomic DNA includes:
- the Gtpbp2 gene encoding GTP-binding protein 2 isoform X2; protein product: MKWRLQEGRGEAVYQIGVEDNGLLVGLAEEEMRASLKTLHRMAEKVGADITVLREREVDYDSDMPRKITEVLVRKVPDNQQFLDLRVAVLGNVDSGKSTLLGVLTQGELDNGRGRARLNLFRHLHEIQSGRTSSISFEILGFNSKGEVVNYSDSRTAEEICESSSKMITFIDLAGHHKYLHTTIFGLTSYCPDCALLLVSANTGIAGTTREHLGLALALKVPFFIVVSKVDLCAKTTVERTVRQLERVLKQPGCHKVPMLVTSEDDAVTAAQQFAQSPNVTPIFTLSSVSGESLDLLKVFLNILPPLTNSKEQEELMQQLTEFQVDEIYTVPEVGTVVGGTLSSGICREGDQLVVGPTDDGCFLELRVCSIQRNRSACRVLRAGQAATLALGDFDRALLRKGMVMVSPEMNPTICSVFEAEIVLLFHATTFRRGFQVTVHVGNVRQTAVVEKIHAKDKLRTGEKAVVRFRFLKHPEYLKVGAKLLFREGVTKGIGHVTDVQAITAGEAQANMGF
- the Gtpbp2 gene encoding GTP-binding protein 2 isoform X1, coding for MDSRVSELFGGCCRPGGGPAMGGTLKARGAGGSSGCGGPKGKKKNGRNRGSKANNPPYLPPEAEDGNIEYKLKLVNPSQYRFEHLVTQMKWRLQEGRGEAVYQIGVEDNGLLVGLAEEEMRASLKTLHRMAEKVGADITVLREREVDYDSDMPRKITEVLVRKVPDNQQFLDLRVAVLGNVDSGKSTLLGVLTQGELDNGRGRARLNLFRHLHEIQSGRTSSISFEILGFNSKGEVVNYSDSRTAEEICESSSKMITFIDLAGHHKYLHTTIFGLTSYCPDCALLLVSANTGIAGTTREHLGLALALKVPFFIVVSKVDLCAKTTVERTVRQLERVLKQPGCHKVPMLVTSEDDAVTAAQQFAQSPNVTPIFTLSSVSGESLDLLKVFLNILPPLTNSKEQEELMQQLTEFQVDEIYTVPEVGTVVGGTLSSGICREGDQLVVGPTDDGCFLELRVCSIQRNRSACRVLRAGQAATLALGDFDRALLRKGMVMVSPEMNPTICSVFEAEIVLLFHATTFRRGFQVTVHVGNVRQTAVVEKIHAKDKLRTGEKAVVRFRFLKHPEYLKVGAKLLFREGVTKGIGHVTDVQAITAGEAQANMGF